The window GTCTCTGGTTCGGCTCAGATTTGCTGGTTGAGATTGCCGTGAGTCGGATTCCGGTGGAGTGGGAACAAAAACTGGGGGAGTCGGCCTATCGGGACTTTCTGGCTCAGCAGGAAGTGATCAAAGAGGGGCCGGCGGTGGCCGCGTTGGGTGAGATGACGCAACGGCTGACCGAGCAGATTCCGAACAATCCCTACAAGTTTGAAGTGACGGTGGTGAAGAGCGATGTCATCAATGCTTTCGCGCTGCCAGGCGGGCATGTGGTGGTGTTCACCGGGCTCATGAAAAAAGCGGACAGCGGCGAAGAGGTGGCGGGCGTGATGAGCCACGAGCTCAATCATGTGCTGCGGCGGCATGGGCTTGAGCGGATCGTGAAAAGCCTCGGGGTGCTGACGGTGGTGACTATTGTGCTGGGCGATCAACAGGGCCTCGTGGGGATGATGAAGCAGCTCAGCGTCGAATTGCTCACGTTGAAGTTCGGGCGGGAGCAGGAGACCGAGGCCGACGTGACGGGATTACAACTGCTTCAGCGGGCGAAGATCGATCCCTCCGGCATGATCAAGTTCTTCGAGCGGCTCTCGGAGAAAGACGAGGGCCGGATGGAATGGCTCTCGACCCATCCGATGAGCACGGCCAGGGCCGAACGATTGAAAGCGGAGCTGGCCGCTCTGCCGAAAAAGTCCCCGGAGCCCTTTACCTTCGATTGGAAACAGGTGCAGGCGTCGCTCGGCTCCCAGCCGGTCGTTGCTCCGTGAATGAGCGGCGAGCCATCCATCTCCGTTATCTGCATCGTTGGTCGACGTATCGTCTAAGAGGAATGGCTTGGGAAGATGCTGCGCTTCAATCTAGGATTATTAGGGCCGAAGCTGTTCACCTTTCCCACCGTTAATATAGCTGAGGGGCGAGAGTCCTGTTGGGAGGGCATGTGTTGCAAATTAGACGAGA of the Nitrospirota bacterium genome contains:
- a CDS encoding M48 family metallopeptidase, with amino-acid sequence MTPNALCFGHDYPASGAPCFVQVDETGLAIAFESEGGDGAREAVPFAALNVSAGGLDHDHLAVKWIGAQGERTLYLKDPDAIRAFRQAAPDHLSLPFAQAAELVRQVRQRRRLVWGLALGMLLSTVLGLWFGSDLLVEIAVSRIPVEWEQKLGESAYRDFLAQQEVIKEGPAVAALGEMTQRLTEQIPNNPYKFEVTVVKSDVINAFALPGGHVVVFTGLMKKADSGEEVAGVMSHELNHVLRRHGLERIVKSLGVLTVVTIVLGDQQGLVGMMKQLSVELLTLKFGREQETEADVTGLQLLQRAKIDPSGMIKFFERLSEKDEGRMEWLSTHPMSTARAERLKAELAALPKKSPEPFTFDWKQVQASLGSQPVVAP